The following proteins come from a genomic window of Canis lupus dingo isolate Sandy chromosome 20, ASM325472v2, whole genome shotgun sequence:
- the LOC112662976 gene encoding protein BEX4-like encodes MASKEKQVVKNVNMENAQQENEEQGPVQNEEESRNSRGSEGQKNGRNVKLGRMRGLVPNFRWAIPNKHIDHNEMGDDVEKFVGQMMEIQRKTKEQQMRHHKRFQTLEPDNHYDFCLIP; translated from the coding sequence ATGGCGTCCAAAGAGAAACAAGTGGTGAAAAATGTCAACATGGAAAATGCCCAGCAGGAAAACGAAGAACAGGGTCCTGTGCAGAATGAAGAGGAATCACGCAATTCGAGAGGGAGTGAAGGCCAGAAGAATGGAAGAAATGTTAAGCTGGGGCGAATGAGAGGACTTGTCCCTAATTTTCGATGGGCCATACCTAACAAGCATATTGATCACAATGAAATGGGAGATGATGTGGAAAAGTTCGTAGGGCAAATGATGGAGATCCAGAGAAAGACTAAGGAGCAGCAAATGAGGCATCATAAGCGCTTTCAAACTCTTGAACCTGATAATCATTATGACTTTTGCCTTATACCTTGA